A region of Streptomyces sp. NBC_01267 DNA encodes the following proteins:
- a CDS encoding MFS transporter — MYIASSRSTPTPGSTDSTDSADGTEPAVAGETATETPATPGKRAAVAPNVLALGSVSLITDISSEMITAVLPMYVIFTLGLSPLQFGALNGMYFGVTALVRLAGGHAADRWQRRKLVAGSGYALSALCKLGLFAAGSSVPVLGAVIAADRTGKGLRTGPRDALISLSSTPETLGRSFGIHRALDTTGAFLGPLVAFGLLLANPDRYDTVFVASFCIAAFAVVILALTVRDRRRPMDTPHGASARAALRLLLLPRFRRVCIGAALLGTVALSDSFVYLLLQQRLDISVEYFPLLPLGTTATYLLLAVPFGQLADRLGRLRVFIGGYVVLLGAYLLLFGPFGGAGLLIVTLILHGLFYAATDGVLMAAVGPMLPAQLRASGMALIQTGQSVAMLGSSVLFGAAWTLWGLHTALALALVALVTAILAALWILPLREESSEA; from the coding sequence ATGTACATCGCGTCGAGCCGGTCCACCCCGACGCCCGGCTCCACCGATTCCACTGATTCCGCCGACGGCACCGAACCGGCCGTGGCGGGGGAGACAGCGACCGAAACCCCGGCAACCCCCGGGAAACGGGCCGCCGTCGCACCCAATGTGCTGGCCCTCGGCTCGGTCAGCCTGATCACCGACATCTCCTCGGAGATGATCACCGCGGTCCTGCCGATGTACGTGATCTTCACGCTCGGCCTGAGCCCCCTCCAGTTCGGCGCCCTCAACGGCATGTACTTCGGGGTCACCGCCCTCGTACGCCTCGCCGGAGGGCACGCGGCGGACCGCTGGCAGCGGCGGAAGCTCGTCGCGGGCAGCGGCTACGCCCTCTCCGCGCTCTGCAAGCTGGGCCTGTTCGCCGCCGGTTCCTCCGTCCCCGTACTGGGCGCGGTGATCGCCGCCGACCGTACGGGCAAGGGCCTGCGCACCGGTCCCCGGGACGCGCTGATCTCCCTGAGCAGCACCCCGGAAACCCTGGGCCGTTCCTTCGGGATACACAGGGCGCTGGACACCACCGGCGCTTTCCTCGGCCCCCTGGTGGCCTTCGGGCTGCTGCTCGCGAACCCGGACCGGTACGACACCGTGTTCGTCGCGAGCTTCTGCATCGCGGCCTTCGCGGTGGTGATCCTGGCCCTGACGGTCCGCGACCGGCGCCGGCCCATGGACACCCCGCACGGCGCGTCCGCCCGCGCCGCGCTGCGGCTCCTGCTGCTGCCCCGGTTCCGCCGGGTCTGCATCGGCGCGGCCCTGCTCGGCACGGTGGCGCTGAGCGACTCGTTCGTCTACCTGCTGCTCCAGCAGCGGCTGGACATCTCCGTGGAGTACTTCCCGCTGCTGCCGCTGGGCACCACCGCGACGTATCTGCTGCTCGCGGTCCCGTTCGGTCAACTTGCCGACCGGCTCGGCAGGTTGCGGGTGTTCATCGGCGGCTATGTCGTGCTGCTCGGCGCCTACCTGCTGCTGTTCGGTCCGTTCGGCGGGGCGGGGCTGCTGATCGTCACGCTGATCCTGCACGGGCTGTTCTACGCGGCCACCGACGGAGTGCTGATGGCGGCCGTCGGGCCGATGCTGCCGGCGCAGCTGCGCGCGAGCGGGATGGCCCTGATCCAGACGGGCCAGTCCGTCGCCATGCTGGGCTCCTCCGTACTGTTCGGCGCGGCCTGGACCCTCTGGGGCCTGCACACGGCGCTCGCCCTGGCACTGGTCGCCCTGGTGACGGCGATCCTGGCGGCGCTGTGGATCCTCCCGCTACGCGAAGAAAGCAGCGAGGCATGA
- a CDS encoding response regulator transcription factor — protein MSPAEDGRDQHRILIVDDEPAVREALQRSLAFEGYGTEVAVDGLDALAKAVPYAPDLVVLDIQMPRMDGLTAARRLRASGSTTPILMLTARDTVGDRVTGLDAGADDYLVKPFELDELFARIRALLRRSSYAAAAGDVPDDQVLAFADLRMDLSTREVVRGGRRVELTRTEFTLLEMFLAHPRQVLTREQILKAVWGFDFEPSSNSLDVYVMYLRRKTEAGGEPRLVHTVRGVGYALRTGSAE, from the coding sequence ATGAGCCCCGCCGAAGACGGCCGCGACCAGCACCGCATCCTGATCGTCGACGACGAGCCCGCCGTACGCGAGGCTCTGCAGCGCAGCCTCGCCTTCGAGGGGTACGGGACGGAGGTCGCCGTCGACGGGCTCGACGCACTGGCCAAGGCCGTCCCGTACGCACCGGACCTCGTCGTCCTCGACATCCAGATGCCCCGCATGGACGGCCTGACCGCCGCCCGCAGGCTGCGCGCCTCGGGTTCCACGACCCCGATCCTGATGCTCACCGCCCGGGACACGGTGGGCGACCGGGTGACCGGACTCGACGCGGGCGCCGACGACTACCTGGTGAAGCCGTTCGAGCTGGACGAGCTGTTCGCCCGCATCCGCGCGCTGCTGCGGCGCAGTTCCTACGCGGCGGCTGCGGGCGACGTGCCCGACGACCAGGTGCTGGCCTTCGCCGATCTGCGGATGGACCTGTCGACGCGCGAAGTGGTGCGCGGGGGCCGCCGGGTGGAGCTGACCCGTACCGAATTCACCCTCCTGGAGATGTTCCTGGCGCACCCGCGGCAGGTGCTGACCCGGGAGCAGATCCTGAAGGCGGTGTGGGGCTTCGACTTCGAGCCGTCCTCCAACTCGCTGGACGTGTACGTGATGTACCTGCGCCGCAAGACGGAAGCGGGCGGCGAGCCGAGGCTGGTCCACACGGTGCGCGGCGTCGGATACGCGCTGCGGACCGGGAGCGCCGAGTGA
- a CDS encoding aminoglycoside N(3)-acetyltransferase → MPKARPTGPLCTRDSLAADLRTAGLRPGETVLVHSSLSALGWVCGGAETVVLALLDVLGEDGTLVVPAHSGGNSDPAEWSNPPVPEAWQPQIRASLPAYDPRTTATLGVGVIPEVVRNWPGAVRSAHPQTSFAAVGPRATQLTDGHALDCRLGEHSPLARLEEAGARVLLLGAGFDSCTAFHLAEYRIPGQQVGNSFAAMTPAGRRWTTVRDVPVSDDRFDELGAAFERERPVERGTVGAAEARLFPLADAVAYAGTWLAEHRTPAAVRTRRGVSDGPGTSAGPGLRRHTPCFRS, encoded by the coding sequence ATGCCGAAAGCCAGGCCGACCGGCCCCCTCTGTACCCGCGACTCGCTCGCCGCCGACCTGCGCACCGCGGGCCTGCGGCCCGGGGAGACCGTCCTCGTGCACTCCTCCCTGAGTGCCCTGGGCTGGGTGTGCGGCGGTGCCGAGACCGTCGTCCTGGCGCTGCTCGACGTGCTCGGCGAGGACGGGACCCTGGTCGTACCGGCGCACTCCGGCGGGAACTCGGACCCCGCGGAGTGGAGCAACCCGCCCGTACCCGAGGCCTGGCAGCCGCAGATCCGGGCGTCGCTGCCGGCCTACGATCCGCGCACCACGGCCACCCTCGGCGTCGGCGTGATACCGGAGGTGGTGCGGAACTGGCCGGGGGCCGTCCGCAGCGCCCACCCGCAGACCTCGTTCGCGGCCGTGGGCCCGCGCGCCACGCAGCTCACGGACGGCCACGCCCTGGACTGCCGGCTCGGTGAACACAGCCCCCTCGCCCGGCTGGAGGAGGCCGGTGCGCGGGTCCTGCTGCTGGGTGCGGGCTTCGATTCCTGTACGGCCTTCCACCTGGCCGAGTACCGGATCCCTGGTCAGCAGGTCGGCAACTCCTTCGCCGCCATGACCCCGGCGGGCCGTCGCTGGACCACCGTGCGCGACGTCCCGGTCAGCGACGACCGTTTCGACGAGCTGGGAGCCGCCTTCGAGCGGGAACGCCCGGTGGAACGCGGCACGGTGGGCGCCGCCGAGGCCCGGTTGTTCCCGCTGGCCGACGCGGTCGCGTACGCGGGGACCTGGCTGGCCGAACACCGAACACCGGCCGCGGTCCGCACCCGGCGCGGCGTGAGCGACGGGCCCGGTACGAGCGCCGGGCCCGGACTCCGCCGTCACACCCCTTGCTTCAGGTCCTGA
- a CDS encoding HAMP domain-containing sensor histidine kinase, which translates to MPRPLRWFRRLPLRSRLALLTAAAVAFAVAVVSVICWFLVEQKLYDEVDSQLTTQLVKGDVTLNDVVATFRNCSPQNTPDNLAGQRNPYYRQIVQADGTTCALTDAGTVRVSGSDLRLATNPTASLEVYRDGVSSDGTPVRVLTAPLYLRPGVPFPNFVQTVAYPLKDTRSTLNELALLLLGVSGIGVVGAGAAGLGIARAGLKPVDELTEAVEHVARTEDLTVRIPVEGEDEIARLSRSFNSMTAALGDSRDRQAQLIADAGHELRTPLTSLRTNIELLARSEQTGRAIPPDDRKALMTSVKAQMTELASLIGDLQELSRSDSTHAPDTLDVVALHEITRAALDRARLRGPELTITAELQPWYVRAEPAALERAVVNVLDNAVKFSPPGGSIEVALHAGTLTVRDHGPGIPADDLPHVFERFWRSPSARSLPGSGLGLSIVARTVQQSGGRIALDPAEGGGTEASISIPGAATPPPPAPPQAPPGSPMGSPPQSPPQSPPQSPPQSPSR; encoded by the coding sequence CTGCCCCGCCCGCTGCGCTGGTTCCGCCGGCTGCCGCTGCGCTCCCGGCTGGCCCTGCTGACGGCCGCGGCCGTGGCGTTCGCGGTGGCCGTGGTCTCGGTGATCTGCTGGTTCCTGGTGGAGCAGAAGCTGTACGACGAGGTCGATTCGCAGCTCACCACCCAGCTGGTGAAGGGCGACGTCACGCTCAACGACGTGGTGGCGACCTTCCGGAACTGCTCCCCCCAGAACACCCCGGACAATCTGGCCGGGCAGCGGAACCCTTACTACCGGCAGATCGTCCAGGCCGACGGCACGACGTGCGCGCTCACCGACGCCGGAACGGTGCGGGTGAGCGGCAGCGATCTGCGGCTGGCCACGAACCCCACCGCGTCGCTGGAGGTGTACCGCGACGGCGTCAGCTCCGACGGCACCCCCGTCCGGGTCCTGACGGCCCCGCTGTACCTGCGTCCGGGCGTCCCCTTCCCGAACTTCGTCCAGACGGTCGCGTACCCCCTGAAGGACACCCGGAGCACCCTCAACGAGCTGGCCCTGCTGCTGCTCGGGGTCTCCGGCATCGGGGTCGTCGGTGCGGGGGCCGCCGGGCTCGGGATCGCGCGGGCCGGGCTCAAGCCGGTCGACGAACTCACCGAGGCCGTCGAGCACGTCGCGCGGACCGAGGACCTCACCGTCCGCATCCCGGTCGAGGGCGAGGACGAGATCGCGCGCCTCTCCCGCTCCTTCAACTCCATGACCGCCGCCCTCGGCGATTCCCGCGACCGCCAGGCGCAGCTCATCGCGGACGCCGGGCACGAACTCCGTACGCCCCTCACCTCGCTGCGCACCAACATCGAGCTCCTCGCCCGCAGCGAGCAGACCGGCCGGGCGATCCCGCCCGACGACCGCAAGGCCCTGATGACCTCCGTCAAGGCGCAAATGACCGAACTGGCCTCGCTCATCGGGGACTTGCAGGAACTCTCCCGCTCGGACTCCACCCACGCCCCGGACACGCTCGATGTCGTGGCGCTGCACGAGATCACCCGGGCCGCACTGGACCGGGCCCGGTTGCGCGGCCCCGAACTGACCATCACGGCCGAGCTGCAGCCCTGGTACGTAAGGGCCGAGCCCGCCGCGCTGGAGCGGGCCGTGGTCAATGTCCTGGACAACGCGGTGAAGTTCAGCCCGCCCGGCGGGAGCATCGAAGTGGCCCTGCACGCGGGGACGTTGACGGTACGGGACCACGGGCCCGGCATCCCGGCCGACGACCTCCCGCACGTCTTCGAGCGCTTCTGGCGCTCCCCCTCCGCCCGTTCGCTCCCCGGCTCCGGGCTGGGGCTCTCCATCGTGGCCCGTACGGTCCAGCAGTCGGGCGGCCGGATCGCCCTGGACCCGGCCGAGGGCGGCGGCACCGAGGCGAGCATCAGCATCCCGGGCGCCGCGACTCCGCCACCGCCCGCACCGCCGCAGGCACCGCCGGGGTCACCGATGGGGTCACCACCGCAGTCCCCACCGCAGTCCCCACCGCAGTCGCCACCGCAGTCGCCTTCGCGGTAA
- a CDS encoding TolB family protein: MSAEEQRGTSTDTGRGGDTGLSTRTKALVLVVTALVLATTVTGYVLHSRGDAAAGPTGHIALDAPGRILFRDTAHGAGFGHAATVPTTRPGGPRTDGPTRCDRLYAAHGTGLCLQRGGPVPATYVGVLDRGMRQTRQVKAAGFPNRARVSASGAMLSWTTFVQGDSYLRDDFSTRTSILDTRTGKLVSNVEGIPLTLEGKPYHAADVNYWGVNFAADDNTFYATVRTGGRTYLVEGDYRKWTARTLRTNAECPSLSPDGTRIVFKKRVNASANRPWRLYVLDLATMEETPLAEVHSIDDQAAWLDGHTVMYGRARGSGSGWDVWAVPSDGTGTPHVLIHDATSPAVLTAGR; this comes from the coding sequence ATGAGTGCAGAAGAGCAGCGAGGCACGAGTACCGACACGGGCCGCGGCGGAGACACCGGCCTGAGCACGCGGACCAAGGCGCTGGTCCTGGTGGTGACCGCCCTCGTCCTCGCCACCACCGTCACCGGGTACGTCCTGCACTCGCGGGGCGACGCCGCCGCCGGGCCGACCGGTCACATCGCCCTGGACGCCCCGGGCCGGATCCTGTTCCGCGACACCGCGCACGGCGCCGGTTTCGGCCACGCGGCGACCGTGCCCACCACCCGTCCCGGCGGCCCCCGCACGGACGGTCCGACGCGCTGCGACCGGCTGTACGCCGCGCACGGCACCGGCCTCTGCCTCCAGCGCGGCGGGCCGGTGCCCGCGACGTACGTCGGCGTCCTCGACCGCGGCATGCGGCAGACCCGCCAGGTCAAGGCCGCGGGCTTCCCCAACCGGGCACGGGTCTCCGCGAGTGGCGCGATGCTGTCCTGGACGACCTTCGTCCAGGGCGACTCGTACCTCCGCGACGACTTCTCCACCCGTACCTCGATCCTGGACACCAGGACCGGCAAGCTCGTCAGCAACGTCGAGGGGATCCCGCTGACGCTCGAAGGCAAGCCGTACCACGCGGCGGACGTGAACTACTGGGGCGTCAATTTCGCCGCCGACGACAACACCTTCTACGCGACCGTACGCACCGGGGGCCGCACCTACCTGGTCGAGGGCGACTACCGGAAGTGGACGGCGCGCACCCTGCGGACCAACGCCGAATGCCCGTCCCTGTCGCCCGACGGCACCCGCATCGTGTTCAAGAAGCGCGTCAACGCCAGCGCCAACCGACCCTGGCGGCTGTACGTCCTGGACCTCGCGACGATGGAGGAGACCCCGCTCGCCGAGGTCCACAGCATCGACGACCAGGCGGCCTGGCTCGACGGGCACACGGTGATGTACGGCAGGGCGCGCGGCTCCGGCAGCGGCTGGGACGTATGGGCGGTGCCGTCCGACGGCACCGGAACACCGCATGTCCTCATCCACGATGCGACCTCTCCGGCGGTGCTGACCGCCGGCCGGTAG
- a CDS encoding benzoate/H(+) symporter BenE family transporter, whose amino-acid sequence MTAVSAGFLATLIGVTSSVAIVFTAARTAGATTGELGSWVLALGIGMGVTCIGLSLRYRAPVVTAWSTPGAALLVTGLHGVSMAEAVGAFLLSAVLIVVSGVTGWFERVMNRIPVPLASALLAGVLIQFGTGLFGEMQKNATITVPLFLAYLAGRRWFPRYAVVAALAVGIAATAWQGSWKLDHFQLALAHPEFVRPEFSWQVLVGVGLPLFVVTMASQNLPGVAVLRNAGYATPISPLLTWTGCVNAVLAPFGCFGLNLAAITAAICTGEEAHPDRTKRYLASVWAGVFYLAVGVFGGTVGWLLTAMPGALVMGIAGVGLLGTIGGALGSALSDADLREPAVVTLLATASGITLFGIGSTFWGLLAGVLTLLVVRKTGTGRRDRGTEAGGGQARERDARQDAPVPAGQDLKQGV is encoded by the coding sequence GTGACCGCCGTATCGGCCGGGTTCCTCGCCACACTCATCGGCGTCACGAGTTCCGTCGCCATCGTCTTCACGGCCGCCAGAACCGCGGGCGCGACCACCGGTGAACTCGGGTCCTGGGTCCTCGCGTTGGGCATCGGGATGGGTGTCACCTGCATCGGACTGTCGCTCCGCTACCGGGCGCCCGTGGTCACGGCCTGGTCCACGCCCGGCGCCGCGCTCCTGGTCACCGGGTTGCACGGGGTGTCCATGGCGGAGGCGGTCGGAGCGTTCCTGCTCTCGGCGGTCCTGATCGTGGTCAGCGGGGTCACCGGCTGGTTCGAGCGGGTCATGAACCGGATCCCGGTGCCGCTCGCGTCCGCGCTGCTGGCCGGGGTCCTCATCCAGTTCGGGACCGGCCTGTTCGGCGAGATGCAGAAGAACGCCACCATCACCGTGCCCCTCTTCCTCGCCTATCTGGCCGGCCGCCGCTGGTTCCCGAGGTACGCGGTCGTCGCCGCCCTCGCCGTCGGTATCGCGGCCACCGCCTGGCAGGGCTCCTGGAAACTGGACCACTTCCAACTCGCCTTGGCCCACCCGGAGTTCGTGCGTCCCGAGTTCTCCTGGCAGGTCCTGGTCGGGGTGGGTCTGCCGCTCTTCGTGGTCACGATGGCCTCGCAGAACCTGCCGGGTGTCGCGGTGCTGCGCAATGCCGGATACGCCACGCCCATCTCGCCGTTGCTCACCTGGACCGGCTGCGTGAACGCCGTACTGGCCCCGTTCGGCTGCTTCGGGCTGAACCTGGCGGCGATCACCGCGGCGATCTGCACCGGGGAGGAGGCCCACCCCGACCGCACCAAGCGCTACCTGGCGAGCGTCTGGGCCGGGGTGTTCTACCTCGCCGTCGGGGTCTTCGGGGGCACGGTCGGCTGGCTCCTCACCGCGATGCCCGGCGCACTGGTGATGGGCATCGCGGGCGTCGGGCTGCTCGGCACCATCGGCGGCGCACTCGGCTCCGCGCTGTCGGACGCCGACCTGCGCGAGCCCGCGGTGGTCACCCTGCTGGCCACCGCCTCCGGGATCACCCTGTTCGGCATCGGATCGACGTTCTGGGGGCTGCTCGCCGGTGTCCTGACCCTGCTCGTCGTACGGAAGACGGGTACGGGGCGGCGGGACCGCGGTACGGAGGCGGGAGGGGGGCAGGCCCGGGAGCGGGACGCCCGACAGGATGCCCCGGTACCCGCCGGTCAGGACCTGAAGCAAGGGGTGTGA
- a CDS encoding LacI family DNA-binding transcriptional regulator — translation MAKVTRDDVARLAGTSTAVVSYVINNGPRPVAPATRERVVNAIQELGYRPDRVAQAMASRRTDLIGMIVPDARQPFFAEMAHAVEQAASERGKMVLVGNSDYRDEREVHYLRAFLGMRVSGLILVSQGMSERAAAEIEAWDARVVLLHERPEAIDDVAVVTDDIGGAQLATRHLLEHGYAYVACLGGVESTPVVGDPVADHIEGWRRAMQESGRSTEGRLFQAPYNRYDAYKVALELLAGPDRPPAIFCSTDDQAIGVLRAARELRIDVPGELAVAGFDDVKEAALTDPPLTTVYSDRPAMARSAVDLVLDDSLRVAGSRRERLKQFPSALVVRRSCGCA, via the coding sequence GTGGCCAAGGTGACGCGGGACGATGTGGCACGACTGGCGGGGACGTCGACCGCGGTCGTCAGCTACGTCATCAACAACGGACCGAGGCCGGTCGCCCCGGCCACGCGCGAGCGGGTGGTCAACGCGATCCAGGAGCTGGGGTACCGGCCGGACCGGGTGGCCCAGGCCATGGCGTCGCGGCGCACCGATCTCATAGGGATGATCGTGCCGGACGCCCGTCAGCCCTTCTTCGCGGAGATGGCGCACGCCGTCGAACAGGCCGCGTCCGAGCGCGGGAAGATGGTCCTCGTCGGCAACTCCGACTACCGCGACGAGCGCGAGGTCCACTACCTGCGGGCCTTCCTCGGGATGCGGGTCTCCGGTCTGATCCTGGTCAGCCAGGGCATGTCCGAGCGGGCCGCGGCCGAGATCGAGGCGTGGGACGCCCGGGTGGTGCTGCTGCACGAGCGCCCCGAGGCCATCGACGACGTCGCGGTCGTCACGGACGACATCGGCGGTGCCCAGCTCGCCACCCGGCACCTGCTGGAGCACGGGTACGCGTACGTGGCCTGCCTCGGCGGTGTCGAGTCGACGCCCGTGGTCGGCGACCCGGTGGCCGACCACATAGAGGGCTGGCGCCGCGCCATGCAGGAGTCCGGCCGCTCGACCGAGGGGCGGCTCTTCCAGGCGCCGTACAACCGCTACGACGCGTACAAGGTCGCCCTGGAACTCCTCGCGGGCCCGGACCGGCCCCCGGCGATCTTCTGTTCCACCGACGACCAGGCGATCGGCGTACTGCGGGCCGCGCGTGAGCTGCGGATCGATGTCCCGGGCGAGCTGGCGGTGGCCGGGTTCGACGACGTCAAGGAAGCGGCGCTGACGGATCCGCCGCTGACGACGGTGTACTCGGACCGGCCGGCGATGGCGCGCTCCGCGGTGGACCTCGTCCTGGACGACTCGCTGCGGGTGGCCGGGTCGCGGCGGGAGCGGCTGAAGCAGTTCCCGTCGGCGTTGGTCGTCCGGCGTTCCTGCGGCTGCGCCTGA
- a CDS encoding S1C family serine protease, protein MTENPEQFPTPQHEDAYAARSYPPPPAHEPYAAWPPPAAPADHVKSRRAKRPVALLAAVAIIAAVVGGGSAAVAESLLGNGSNNSANPAGTVSGATVSQSSKGTVSGVAQAVSPSIVEVKATSTAGESTGAGVIITAAGEIVTNNHVISGADSVKVNLSNGKSYTAKVVGTDPGKDLALLKVSGASGLKPASLGNSANVAVGDQVVAIGSPEGLTGTVTSGIVSALNRDVTVAKEEGQSQSQDQGQQQYQRGGSGGNWPFQFGGQQFNGDTGSSTTTYKALQTDASLNPGNSGGALINMNGEIIGINSAMYSASSQSSDSSSAAGSVGLGFAIPIDTVKADLAHLRAGGTNS, encoded by the coding sequence ATGACCGAGAACCCGGAGCAGTTCCCCACCCCGCAGCACGAAGATGCGTACGCGGCCCGGTCCTACCCGCCGCCGCCCGCCCACGAGCCGTACGCGGCCTGGCCCCCTCCGGCCGCCCCTGCGGATCACGTCAAGTCCAGGCGCGCGAAGCGGCCGGTCGCCCTGCTCGCCGCGGTCGCCATCATCGCCGCGGTCGTCGGCGGCGGTTCGGCAGCGGTCGCCGAGTCCCTCCTGGGCAACGGCAGCAACAACAGCGCCAACCCCGCGGGCACCGTCAGCGGCGCCACCGTCTCGCAGTCGAGCAAGGGCACGGTCTCCGGTGTCGCCCAGGCCGTCTCGCCGAGCATCGTCGAGGTCAAGGCGACCTCCACCGCGGGGGAGTCCACCGGAGCGGGCGTGATCATCACCGCTGCCGGTGAGATCGTCACCAACAACCACGTCATCTCCGGCGCCGACTCGGTCAAGGTCAACCTGAGCAACGGCAAGTCGTACACCGCGAAGGTCGTCGGCACCGACCCGGGCAAGGACCTCGCGCTCCTCAAGGTGTCCGGTGCGAGCGGCCTCAAGCCCGCCTCGCTGGGCAATTCCGCCAATGTCGCGGTGGGCGACCAGGTCGTGGCGATCGGCTCCCCCGAGGGCCTCACCGGCACGGTCACCAGCGGCATCGTCTCCGCGCTGAACCGCGACGTCACCGTCGCCAAGGAGGAGGGCCAGAGCCAGAGCCAGGACCAGGGCCAGCAGCAGTACCAGCGCGGCGGCTCCGGCGGGAACTGGCCGTTCCAGTTCGGCGGCCAGCAGTTCAACGGCGACACCGGCAGCTCCACCACCACGTACAAGGCGCTCCAGACCGACGCCTCGCTCAACCCCGGCAACTCCGGCGGCGCGCTGATCAACATGAACGGCGAGATCATCGGCATCAACTCCGCGATGTACTCCGCCAGTTCACAGAGCAGCGACAGTTCGAGTGCCGCCGGGAGCGTCGGCCTCGGCTTCGCCATCCCGATCGACACGGTCAAGGCCGACCTCGCCCACCTGCGCGCGGGCGGCACCAACAGCTAG